A single Candoia aspera isolate rCanAsp1 chromosome 5, rCanAsp1.hap2, whole genome shotgun sequence DNA region contains:
- the SPRY2 gene encoding protein sprouty homolog 2, with product METRAQNGSGLQPLLQGQHDTGRQFGDSDLRDVLAQQVHVLSLDQIKAIRNTNEYTEPPTVAPRPGLKPAPRPLLQHKSERPHDLTEQRHLNRIQHPQVHVPSRVPLSRSISTVSSTSSRGSARTSTSSNSSEQRLLGSSLGTVVEGIIRVQPKSELKSRELKPPSKESLHMHAYRCEDCGKCKCKECTYPRTLPSCWICDKQCLCSAQNMVDYGTCVCCVKGLFYHCSNDDEDNCADNPCSCSQAHCCTRWSTMGVVSLVLPCLWCYLPAKGCLKLCQGCYDQVNRPGCRCKQSNTVCCKVPKVPPRNIEKPT from the coding sequence ATGGAGACAAGAGCTCAGAATGGCAGTGGGTTACAACCCTTGCTTCAAGGCCAGCATGACACTGGGAGACAGTTTGGAGATTCTGACCTGAGGGATGTCCTGGCGCAACAAGTTCATGTCTTGTCCTTGGACCAGATCAAGGCTATTCGAAATACAAATGAATACACAGAACCCCCTACCGTGGCTCCACGACCAGGACTGAAGCCAGCACCGCGTCCACTGCTCCAGCACAAGAGTGAAAGACCACATGACTTGACAGAGCAGCGTCATCTTAACAGGATTCAACATCCCCAGGTCCATGTTCCTTCCCGGGTACCACTGTCCCGTTCCATTAGCACGGTCAGCAGCACTAGCTCACGTGGCAGTGCAAGGACAAGTACAAGCAGTAATTCATCAGAGCAGAGACTTCTGGGGTCATCTTTGGGGACAGTTGTTGAGGGGATAATACGAGTACAGCCGAAGTCAGAGTTGAAGTCTCGGGAGCTGAAACCCCCTAGCAAAGAAAGTTTGCATATGCATGCCTACCGATGTGAGGACTGTGGGAAGTGTAAGTGTAAGGAATGCACTTATCCACGAACCCTTCCATCCTGTTGGATCTGTGATAAGCAGTGTCTCTGCTCAGCCCAGAACATGGTAGATTATGGGACCTGTGTTTGCTGTGTGAAGGGGCTTTTCTACCACTGCTCCAATGATGATGAGGACAACTGTGCTGATAACCCATGTTCGTGTAGCCAGGCCCACTGTTGCACTCGGTGGTCCACCATGGGTGTTGTGTCCCTTGTTCTGCCTTGCTTGTGGTGTTACCTGCCAGCCAAGGGTTGCCTTAAATTGTGCCAGGGGTGTTATGACCAAGTAAATAGGCCAGGTTGTCGCTGTAAACAGTCCAACACAGTTTGTTGCAAAGTTCCCAAAGTCCCACCCAGGAATATTGAAAAGCCAACATAG